The proteins below come from a single Sorghum bicolor cultivar BTx623 chromosome 4, Sorghum_bicolor_NCBIv3, whole genome shotgun sequence genomic window:
- the LOC8073375 gene encoding KIN17-like protein translates to MGKHEFLTPKAIANRIKAKGLQKLRWYCQMCQKQCRDENGFKCHCMSESHQRQMQVFGMAPDRVVEGFSEEFLESFLSLIRRAHRHSRVAATVVYNEYIADRHHVHMNSTRWATLTEFVKFLGREGYCKVEDTPKGWFMTYIDRDSEKAVKDRLKRKRIKSDMAEDERQERMIARQIERAHKSLAKPDDGDAAEGEPESGSEEEYSGSDDDGEEREDGSKEASKATGKIAIALQKAVPGPKVNPFEDKPKVKFGFDEDDTGTGEKKDEAAKNKGKDVKATEARRSALDDLMKEEEKAKERSNRKDYWLCPGIVVKVMSKTLAEKGYYKQKGVVKKVIDKYVGEIEMLESKHVLRVDQDELETVIPQIGGLVRIVNGAYRGSNARLLSVDTAKFSAKVQVEKGLYDGKVLRAVEYEDICKISS, encoded by the coding sequence ATGGGGAAGCACGAGTTCCTGACGCCGAAGGCGATCGCGAACCGGATCAAGGCAAAGGGGCTGCAGAAGCTGCGGTGGTACTGCCAGATGTGCCAGAAGCAGTGCCGCGACGAGAACGGGTTCAAGTGCCACTGCATGTCGGAGTCGCACCAGCGGCAGATGCAGGTGTTCGGCATGGCGCCCGACCGCGTCGTCGAGGGCTTCTCCGAGGAGTTCCTCGAGTCCTTCCTCTCCCTCATCCGCCGCGCGCACCGCCACTCCCGCGTCGCCGCCACCGTCGTCTACAACGAGTACATCGCGGACCGTCACCACGTCCACATGAACTCCACGCGCTGGGCCACGCTCACCGAGTTCGTCAAGTTCCTTGGGCGCGAGGGGTACTGCAAGGTCGAGGACACGCCCAAGGGGTGGTTCATGACCTACATCGACCGTGACTCAGAGAAGGCCGTCAAGGACCGCCTCAAGCGCAAGAGGATCAAGTCAGACATGGCTGAGGACGAGCGCCAGGAGCGCATGATCGCCCGCCAGATTGAGCGTGCACACAAGTCCTTAGCCAAACCCGATGATGGTGATGCTGCCGAGGGCGAGCCTGAGTCCGGCAGTGAAGAAGAGTATTCAGGCTCAGACGATGATGGGGAGGAGCGTGAGGATGGCTCAAAAGAGGCAAGCAAGGCAACAGGGAAGATTGCAATTGCGCTTCAGAAGGCTGTGCCAGGGCCCAAGGTTAATCCTTTTGAGGATAAGCCGAAGGTGAAATTTGGTTTCGACGAGGATGACACAGGTACCGGAGAGAAAAAGGATGAGGCGGCCAAGAACAAGGGAAAGGATGTGAAGGCAACAGAGGCAAGGAGGTCAGCATTGGATGACCTGAtgaaggaggaggagaaggccaAGGAGAGGAGCAATAGGAAGGACTACTGGCTGTGCCCTGGGATTGTGGTCAAGGTGATGAGCAAGACATTGGCAGAGAAGGGATACTACAAGCAGAAAGGGGTGGTGAAGAAAGTTATCGATAAATATGTTGGGGAGATTGAGATGTTGGAGAGCAAGCATGTTCTCAGGGTTGACCAAGATGAGCTTGAGACCGTGATCCCTCAGATTGGTGGACTGGTGCGGATTGTGAATGGGGCTTATCGGGGGTCAAATGCCAGGTTGCTCTCAGTGGACACTGCAAAATTCAGTGCAAAAGTGCAGGTTGAGAAAGGCCTCTATGATGGGAAGGTTCTTAGGGCTGTCGAATACGAGGACATTTGCAAGATATCCTCATGA
- the LOC8069963 gene encoding splicing factor 3B subunit 1, whose translation MDSIDADLARTQEERRKMEEALAAGAPMAVSSVTFDTDLYGGGGADPNRFAGYDTSIPASEDDAAEDDTETANPAPRRLATYTGHAIAAADIPRSADGDDGLPKRSQRIIDREDDYRRRRLNQIISPERHDPFAAGEATPDPSVRTYADVMRDAALQKKKEDLLREIAKKKKEEEEKEKERKAAAPEQPAATTKRRNRWDQSQDSDAAAGAKKAKTSSDWDAPDATPGIGRWDATPGRVGDATPSVRRNRWDETPTPGRMADADATPAAGGATPGATPSGAWDATPKLPGGVTPTPGKKQRSRWDETPASMGSATPGGLGAATPAGYTPGPTPFGAENLATPTPSQIARGPITPEQYQLMRWERDIEERNRPLTDEELDAMFPQEGYKILEPPASYQPIRTPARKLLATPTPLGTPLYAIPEENRGQQFDVPKELPGGLPLMKPEDYQYFGTLLNEEEEEQLSPEEQKERKIMKLLLKVKNGTPPQRKTALRQLTDKAREFGAGPLFNKILPLLMQPTLEDQERHLLVKVIDRVLYKLDELVRPFVHKILVVIEPLLIDEDYYARVEGREIISNLSKAAGLATMIAAMRPDIDNIDEYVRNTTARAFSVVASALGIPALLPFLKAVCQSKKSWQARHTGIKIVQQIAILMGCAVLPHLKSLVEIIEHGLSDENQKVRTITALSLAALAEAAAPYGIESFDTVLKPLWKGIRSHRGKVLAAFLKAIGFIIPLMDALYASYYTKEVMQVLIREFQSPDEEMKKIVLKVVKQCVSTEGVEADYIRNDILPDFFKHFWVRRMALDRRNYKQLVETTVEMANKVGVADIVGRIVEDLKDESEPYRRMVMETIEKVVANLGASDIDARLEELLIDGILYAFQEQTSDDANVMLNGFGAVVNALGQRVKPYLPQICGTIKWRLNNKSAKVRQQAADLISRIAIVMKQCQEEQLMGHLGVVLYEYLGEEYPEVLGSILGALKAIVNVIGMTKMTPPIKDLLPRLTPILKNRHEKVQENCIDLVGRIADRGAEFVPAREWMRICFELLEMLKAHKKGIRRATVNTFGYIAKAIGPQDVLATLLNNLKVQERQNRVCTTVAIAIVAETCSPFTVLPALMNEYRVPELNVQNGVLKSLSFLFEYIGEMGKDYIYAVTPLLEDALMDRDLVHRQTAASAVKHMALGVAGLGCEDALVHLLNYVWPNIFETSPHVINAVMEAIEGMRVALGAAVILNYCLQGLFHPARKVREVYWKIYNSLYIGAQDALVASYPALEDDGDNIFSRPELAMFV comes from the coding sequence atggactCGATCGACGCGGACCTCGCGCGCACGCAGGAGGAGCGGCGCAAGATGGAGGAGGCGCTGGCGGCCGGCGCGCCCATGGCCGTCTCCTCCGTCACCTTCGACACCGACCTCTACGGGGGCGGGGGCGCCGACCCGAACCGCTTCGCGGGCTACGACACCTCCATCCCGGCCTCCGAGGACGACGCCGCGGAGGACGACACGGAGACCGCCAACCCCGCGCCACGCCGCCTCGCGACGTACACGGGCCACGCCATCGCCGCAGCCGACATCCCGCGGTCGGCCGACGGCGACGACGGGCTGCCCAAGAGGTCCCAGCGCATCATCGACCGCGAGGACGactaccgccgccgccgcctcaacCAGATCATCTCGCCGGAGCGCCATGACCCGTTCGCCGCCGGGGAGGCCACACCGGACCCCTCGGTGCGGACCTACGCCGACGTCATGCGCGATGCAGCACTgcagaagaagaaggaggacCTGCTCAGGGAGattgccaagaagaagaaggaagaggaggagaaggagaaggagaggaaGGCTGCTGCGCCTGAGCAGCCGGCCGCCACCACAAAGCGGCGCAACAGGTGGGATCAGTCGCAGGACAGCGATGCTGCTGCCGGTGCCAAGAAGGCGAAGACATCCTCAGACTGGGATGCCCCTGATGCGACTCCTGGGATTGGGCGTTGGGATGCCACCCCTGGACGTGTTGGAGACGCCACACCCTCAGTGAGAAGGAACAGATGGGATGAGACACCGACTCCAGGGAGGATGGCTGATGCTGATGCGACGCCTGCAGCTGGTGGCGCCACCCCTGGGGCTACTCCTTCTGGGGCTTGGGATGCGACTCCAAAGCTGCCTGGTGGTGTCACGCCAACCCCTGGTAAGAAGCAGAGATCAAGGTGGGATGAGACGCCAGCGAGTATGGGGAGTGCAACTCCTGGTGGTCTTGGTGCTGCAACACCTGCTGGTTATACTCCTGGTCCGACGCCATTTGGTGCGGAGAACCTTGCCACACCAACTCCTAGCCAGATTGCTCGTGGACCGATTACTCCGGAGCAGTACCAGCTCATGCGGTGGGAGCGGGACATTGAGGAGAGGAACAGGCCTCTCACCGACGAGGAGCTAGATGCCATGTTCCCGCAGGAGGGGTACAAGATTCTTGAGCCCCCGGCTTCCTACCAGCCCATCAGGACTCCAGCAAGGAAGCTCCTTGCGACACCAACACCTCTGGGGACACCACTTTATGCTATTCCAGAGGAGAATCGTGGGCAGCAATTTGATGTGCCCAAGGAGCTGCCTGGTGGATTACCGCTCATGAAGCCAGAGGATTACCAGTACTTTGGAACTTTGCTGaatgaggaagaggaggagcagCTATCACCAGAGGAGCAGAAGGAGAGGAAAATCATGAAACTGCTACTCAAAGTGAAGAATGGCACACCCCCACAGCGTAAAACAGCACTTCGGCAACTGACAGACAAAGCACGGGAATTCGGTGCTGGACCACTGTTCAACAAAATCCTGCCCTTACTCATGCAGCCAACACTGGAGGACCAGGAGAGGCATCTTCTGGTGAAGGTCATTGATAGGGTACTCTACAAGCTGGATGAGCTGGTCCGTCCTTTTGTGCACAAGATTCTTGTGGTTATTGAACCATTGTTGATTGATGAGGACTACTATGCTCGTGTTGAAGGCAGGGAGATCATCTCAAATCTTAGCAAAGCAGCTGGGCTTGCTACTATGATTGCTGCCATGCGACCGGACATTGATAACATTGATGAGTATGTGAGAAACACCACTGCTAGGGCGTTCAGTGTGGTGGCTTCTGCTTTGGGCATCCCTGCACTTTTGCCATTCTTGAAGGCTGTCTGTCAGAGTAAGAAATCGTGGCAGGCTAGGCACACTGGCATCAAAATTGTTCAGCAAATTGCTATTCTCATGGGCTGTGCTGTTTTGCCACATCTCAAGTCTTTAGTTGAGATCATTGAGCATGGTTTAAGCGATGAAAACCAGAAAGTCCGTACAATTACTGCCCTCTCTCTCGCTGCACTCGCTGAGGCTGCTGCACCATATGGTATTGAAAGTTTTGATACTGTGTTGAAGCCTTTGTGGAAGGGTATCAGATCTCACCGCGGGAAGGTCCTTGCTGCCTTCCTGAaggccattggtttcatcatccCTCTTATGGATGCTCTGTATGCTAGTTACTACACAAAGGAGGTGATGCAGGTCCTCATTAGGGAGTTCCAGTCTCCAGATGAAGAAATGAAGAAGATTGTTCTCAAGGTTGTGAAACAGTGTGTCAGTACAGAGGGTGTGGAGGCTGATTATATCCGGAATGACATCCTTCCAGATTTCTTCAAGCACTTCTGGGTGAGGAGAATGGCTCTAGATCGTAGGAACTATAAGCAGCTTGTGGAAACTACAGTGGAGATGGCAAACAAGGTTGGAGTTGCTGATATCGTTGGGAGGATTGTTGAGGATCTGAAAGATGAGAGCGAGCCTTACAGAAGAATGGTGATGGAAACAATTGAGAAGGTCGTGGCCAACTTGGGTGCTTCAGATATTGATGCTCGTCTAGAGGAGCTGCTTATTGATGGTATCTTGTATGCTTTCCAAGAGCAGACTAGTGATGATGCAAATGTTATGCTTAATGGTTTTGGAGCTGTGGTTAATGCACTTGGACAGAGAGTTAAGCCTTACCTTCCTCAGATTTGTGGTACCATCAAGTGGCGATTGAACAACAAGAGTGCAAAAGTTAGGCAGCAAGCTGCTGATCTAATCTCCAGGATTGCCATTGTCATGAAGCAGTGCCAGGAGGAGCAGCTTATGGGTCACTTGGGTGTTGTGCTGTATGAGTACTTAGGAGAGGAGTATCCTGAGGTGCTGGGTTCAATTCTTGGAGCCTTGAAGGCTATCGTTAATGTCATTGGTATGACTAAAATGACTCCTCCAATCAAGGATCTTCTTCCTCGTCTGACACCCATCTTGAAGAACAGGCATGAGAAGGTCCAAGAGAACTGCATTGATCTTGTTGGTAGGATTGCTGATCGTGGAGCAGAATTCGTGCCAGCAAGGGAGTGGATGAGGATTTGTTTTGAGCTGCTCGAAATGTTGAAGGCTCATAAGAAGGGTATTAGGAGAGCCACTGTGAACACATTTGGTTATATTGCAAAGGCTATAGGGCCACAGGACGTGTTGGCCACCCTGTTGAATAACTTGAAGGTGCAGGAGCGACAGAACCGTGTTTGCACAACTGTAGCAATTGCCATAGTTGCTGAAACTTGCTCACCTTTTACAGTTTTGCCTGCCCTTATGAATGAGTACCGGGTCCCAGAGCTCAATGTGCAAAATGGTGTTCTGAAGTCACTCTCTTTCCTCTTTGAGTATATTGGTGAGATGGGCAAAGATTACATATATGCTGTCACTCCCTTACTTGAAGATGCTTTAATGGATAGAgatctggttcatcggcagacTGCTGCATCTGCTGTTAAGCACATGGCTCTAGGCGTTGCTGGCTTGGGTTGTGAGGATGCTCTTGTTCATCTGCTTAACTATGTTTGGCCCAACATATTTGAGACTTCTCCCCACGTTATAAATGCTGTGATGGAGGCAATTGAGGGGATGAGGGTCGCACTTGGTGCAGCTGTGATTTTGAATTATTGCCTGCAAGGTCTCTTCCACCCAGCAAGGAAAGTACGTGAAGTGTATTGGAAGATATACAACTCTCTGTACATTGGTGCGCAGGATGCGCTTGTTGCTTCTTATCCTGCCCTGGAAGACGATGGGGATAATATCTTCAGCCGTCCAGAGCTGGCAATGTTCGTCTGA
- the LOC8073370 gene encoding putative nuclease HARBI1, which produces MMRRQAAAMTIVMVSFVSTRLKRKSPEPDTEPDPLTPWIREENELHRQRTLALIYNSTDVECISILRMRRAPFFALCDLLRHRQLVTDREGVSVEEQVAMFFHVVGHNQRTEVIRPPSTATPAKILGSPRWNPYLKDCIGAIDGTHVLARVPRNMQQAFRGRKKDPTQNVMVVVDFDLKFTYVLAGWEGSAHDALILSDAIERQDGFTMPQGKYYLVDAGYACKNGFLPPYRGVRYHLSEFGSNRPTNAQELFNLRHSSLRVTVERAIGALKNRFRILDNKPFHKYKTQLKLVIDCCIIHNWILGFGTDEHVPSEVGFTGTLPDSNDSHSQEQDSALMAAKRDAICNAMWEGRGTHRI; this is translated from the exons ATGATGCGTAGGCAGGCTGCTGCTATGACTATTGTGATGGTGTCTTTTGTAAGCACTAGGCTAAAAAGGAAAAGTCCTGAACCTGATACTGAGCCTGACCCCTTAACCCCTTGGATTAGAGAGGAAAATGAGCTGCACAGGCAGAGAACACTGGCACTTATTTACAACTCCACTGATGTAGAGTGCATATCCATACTTAGGATGAGAAGAGCACCTTTTTTTGCTCTCTGTGATTTGCTTAGGCACAGGCAGTTGGTGACAGATAGGGAGGGGGTGTCTGTTGAGGAGCAAGTAGCCATGTTCTTTCATGTGGTTGGTCACAACCAAAG GACTGAGGTCATTAGGCCACCTAGCACAGCCACTCCTGCCAAGATCCTTGGGAGTCCTAGATGGAATCCATATCTTAAG GACTGCATTGGTGCCATTGATGGCACCCATGTGCTTGCTAGAGTTCCTAGGAACATGCAGCAAGCTTTCAGGGGTAGGAAAAAGGACCCCACACAGAATGTCATGGTTGTTGTGGACTTTGATCTCAAGTTCACTTATGTATTAGCTGGCTGGGAAGGGTCTGCTCATGATGCACTTATTCTTTCTGATGCCATTGAGAGACAGGATGGGTTCACTATGCCCCAAG GTAAATATTACTTGGTCGATGCTGGGTATGCATGCAAAAATGGTTTCCTACCTCCATACAGGGGTGTCAGGTACCATTTGAGTGAGTTTGGGTCTAATAGGCCTACCAATGCCCAGGAGCTGTTCAATCTACGACACTCATCACTTAGAGTCACAGTGGAGAGGGCTATAGGTGCACTGAAGAATAGGTTCAGGATTCTGGATAACAAGCCATTTCACAAGTATAAGACCCAATTAAAGCTTGTCATTGACTGTTGCATCATACACAACTGGATCTTAGGGTTTGGTACTGATGAGCATGTCCCTTCTGAGGTAGGCTTTACTGGTACTCTGCCTGACTCAAATGATTCTCATAGCCAAGAACAAGACTCTGCACTCATGGCTGCAAAGAGGGATGCAATCTGCAATGCTATGTGGGAGGGGAGGGGCACTCATAGAATTTGA
- the LOC8073373 gene encoding uncharacterized protein LOC8073373 encodes MLRDGDGGRGGGAHLIFAYYINSHDVGQATRALQVVEHLLAAGHHVHVVTAAPELVRTTEIASPRLHIREVEQVVLECGAPNALTVDRFPSVEKYCDNVVMPRESILRSEAKWLKSIEADIVASDVGCAVNGSAESSPQPFADAMTSLKSLSGLVVNGSRSPKNQTREKALLPDCRSPHMMDTCERTPSPPSKRLRGRSVPPTPADNSDLELPAARRRSSSSPPTPDRKRSEDETIVIPKAEDEIIAIPKATPVPPTAVYWDIENSEDETVAIPKATHTPMTVYWDIENCTVPNNAQVEEVCKNMRDALQMNFSADPITIKAYGASNKIREGLQRTGVTVIDIQNRKKNAADKLILVDMILFAVDNPKSSSILLISGDGDFTLAVQQLVQRGYTVRIDIPSLNTASSSLMSAGSSVCEWPVLARGLIVIPKCLPDSLDVLKAQMIQLFLSNGGHMDLVRIVPAYMNIFGKQLRLANYGVSKLIDLFLTMGNPFFVIEGLVILDMQSALEDRTTDQKLDDPASTTISSDALGNVLCTSTEDDV; translated from the exons ATGCTTCGTGACGGAgacggcggccgcggcggcggcgcgcaccTCATCTTTGCTTACTACATCAACAGTCACGACGTCGGGCAGGCTACCCGCGCCCTACAG GTGGTGGAGCACCTGCTCGCCGCGGGGCACCACGTTCATGTGGTCACCGCCGCGCCCGAGTTGGTCCGCACCACCGAGATTGCATCTCCTAGGCTGCACATCCGCGAGGTCGAGCAGGTCGTGCTCGAATGCGGCGCCCCCAACGCCCTGACCGTCGACCGCTTCCCCTCGGTCGAGAAG TACTGCGACAATGTTGTGATGCCCCGGGAGTCCATTCTGAGGAGCGAGGCTAAATGGCTCAAGTCGATTGAGGCTGACATAGTG GCTTCAGATGTTGGGTGTGCTGTGAATGGAAGTGCCGAATC TTCGCCGCAACCCTTTGCTGATGCTATGACCTCGCTGAAGAGCTTATCAGGGCTGGTTGTCAATGGGTCAAGAAGCCCCAAGAATCAAACTCGTGAAAAGGCCCTGCTCCCTGATTGCAGG TCCCCACATATGATGGACACTTGCGAGAGGACTCCTTCCCCACCTTCAAAACGCCTCCGTGGGAGAAGTGTACCACCAACACCAGCTGATAATTCAGACCTGGAGCTGCCTGCTGCTCGTcgaaggagcagcagcagcccacCTACCCCGGACCGGAAAAGAA GTGAGGATGAAACAATCGTTATTCCAAAAG CTGAGGATGAAATAATTGCTATTCCAAAAGCTACTCCCGTTCCCCCCACAGCAGTCTATTGGGACATTGAGAACT CTGAGGATGAAACTGTGGCTATTCCAAAAGCTACTCATACTCCCATGACAGTCTATTGGGACATTGAGAACTGTACGGTTCCGAACAATGCACAGGTAGAAGAAGTGTGTAAGAATATGAGGGATGCTCTGCAAATGAACTTCTCTGCAGATCCTATAACAATCAAAGCATATGGGGCATCAAACAAAATCAGGGAGGGGCTTCAAAGAACTGGAGTCACAGTTATTGATAttcaaaatagaaaaaaaaatgctgcAGATAAGCTTATTCTGGTTGATATGATACTGTTTGCCGTGGACAATCCGAAAAGTTCATCAATTTTGCTGATCTCCGGTGATGGTGACTTTACTCTAGCAGTTCAGCAGCTTGTCCAGCGTGGATATACAGTTAGGATCGACATTCCCTCTCTGAATACCGCttcatcatctcttatgagtgCTGGGAGTTCTGTGTGTGAGTGGCCAGTTCTTGCCCGTGGTCTCATTGTCATCCCCAAGTGCCTTCCTGATAGCCTTGATGTTTTGAAAGCTCAAATGATACAGCTGTTTCTTTCAAATGGAGGACATATGGATCTTGTTCGTATTGTGCCAGCGTACATGAATATCTTTGGCAAACAATTAAGGCTAGCAAACTACGGTGTTTCTAAGCTGATTGATCTGTTCCTAACAATGGGCAACCCGTTCTTTGTCATAGAGGGATTGGTTATCCTCGACATGCAATCAGCTCTTGAAGACAGGACAACAGATCAGAAGCTTGATGACCCAGCCAGTACAA CAATTTCTTCAGACGCTCTAGGCAATGTTTTGTGTACCAGTACGGAGGATGATGTTTGA